The DNA window CTCTGGAGGGCCGCTCGAGCGGCTGGGTACGGGCACCGCAGAGCGGCATCCTGCGCACGCTCACCCCGCTCGGGGCCAGGGTAGAGGCACATCAACGCCTGGGCGTCGTGGCCGACCCCTTCGGCGAACGTGAGGCCGAGGTCCACACCCCCACCACCGGCATCGTGATCGGCCGCATCAATCTACCGCTCGTCAACGAGGGCGAGGCCCTGTTCCA is part of the Pseudomonadota bacterium genome and encodes:
- a CDS encoding succinylglutamate desuccinylase/aspartoacylase family protein, translated to LEGRSSGWVRAPQSGILRTLTPLGARVEAHQRLGVVADPFGEREAEVHTPTTGIVIGRINLPLVNEGEALFHIARLEPGAEAGAETLTTLIPDLEEARATETPTEPPLG